A part of Antechinus flavipes isolate AdamAnt ecotype Samford, QLD, Australia chromosome 6, AdamAnt_v2, whole genome shotgun sequence genomic DNA contains:
- the LOC127540040 gene encoding zinc finger protein OZF-like — MKETPAELSHPVVETPKQWFRGDGSYDFTWRKSCATHERIQLRESHCECIECGKGVIKKENLIVQPRIHTREKPYECNQCGKAFRRKGKLIVHQRIHTGEKPYECNQCGKAFKSKGGLIGHQKIHTGEKPYECNQCGKAFRSKGVLIGHQRIHTGEKPYECNQCGKTFRRKGKLTVHQKIHTGEKPYECNQCGKAFRSKGGLIGHQKIHTGEKPYECNQCGKAFRSKGGLIGHQRIHTGEKPYECNQCGKAFRSKEGLIGHQMMHIAEKPYECNHCEKAFRSKGGLIGHEMMHTGEKPYECNQCGKAFRSKGGLIGHQRIHTGEKPYECNHCGKAFTQKGTLTTHQRIHTGEKPYECNQCGKAFRDKDGLTVHQRIHTGEKPYECNQCGKAFRRKGKLTVHQRTHTGEKPYECNHCGKAFTSKRGLIGHQRIHTGEKPYKCNQCIKVFRYKSSLTDHERTHT; from the coding sequence atgaaagaaactcCTGCAGAGCTAAGCCATCCTGTGGTAGAAACTCCCAAGCAGTGGTTCAGGGGTGATGGATCCTATGATTTTACTTGGAGAAAAAGCTGTGCAACACATGAGAGAATCCAGCTTAGAGAGAGTCATTGTGAATGTATCGAATGTGGAAAAGgtgttataaaaaaggaaaatcttattGTACAACCGAGAATCCACACacgagaaaaaccttatgaatgtaaccaatgtggaaaagcttttagaaggaagggaaaacttatcgtacatcagagaatccacactggagagaagccttatgaatgtaaccaatgtggaaaggcttttaaaagCAAGGGAGGTCTCATTGGTCATCAAAAAATCCACACTggtgagaaaccttatgaatgtaatcaatgtggaaaggcttttagaagcaagGGAGTTCTCATTGgtcatcagagaatccacactggtgagaaaccttatgaatgtaaccaatgtggaaagactttcagaaggaagggaaaacttACCGTACATCAGaaaatccatactggagagaagccttatgaatgtaaccaatgtggaaaggcttttagaagcaagGGAGGCCTCATTGGTCATCAAAAAATCCACACTggtgagaaaccttatgaatgtaaccaatgtggaaaggcttttagaagcaagGGAGGTCTCATTGgtcatcagagaatccacactggtgagaaaccttatgaatgtaaccagtgtggaaaggcttttagaagcaagGAAGGTCTTATTGGACATCAGATGATGCACATTgcagagaagccttatgaatgtaaccactgtgaaaaggcttttagaagcaagGGAGGTCTTATTGGACATGAGATGatgcacactggagagaaaccttatgagtgtaaccagtgtggaaaggcttttagaagcaaAGGAGGTCTTATTGgtcatcagagaatccacactggagagaaaccttatgaatgtaaccactgtggaaaggcttttacacaaaAGGGAACTCTTActacacatcagagaatccacactggagagaaaccttatgaatgtaaccagtgtggaaaggcctttagagACAAGGATggtcttactgtacatcagagaatccacactggagaaaaaccttatgaatgtaaccaatgtggaaaagcttttagaaggaaaggaaaacttactgtacatcagagaacccatactggagaaaagccttatgaatgtaaccactgtggaaaggcttttacaagcAAAAGAGGTCTCATTGgtcatcagagaatccatactggagagaaaccttataaatgtaaccaatgtaTAAAGGTTTTTAGATATAAATCTAGTCTTACTGACCATGAGCGTACCCACACTTAA